Proteins encoded in a region of the Globicephala melas chromosome 1, mGloMel1.2, whole genome shotgun sequence genome:
- the C2CD4D gene encoding C2 calcium-dependent domain-containing protein 4D: protein MWLLEKAGYWVGAAQPRARWAPAGLFPKRRTPCPLAHACPNVLTPDRIPQFFIPPRLPDPGGAEPLSGRDVDGRGLPEACSLPHLAGREGWAFLPESPHTRRRESLFHSPPPAPAGGLPPAQFRLHVSSPDLRLCRAPDSDTASSPDSSAFGSPRPGPGRPRPPRPRSLSPEEASSADTSPYAPRRTGPPTPPLFHLDFLCRQLRPAKESVLRLEPLGGQLRLSAEYQAWPGRLRLRLVSAEGLPGSRAGPGSGGGGCCVVLRLRTRARARGQRSRVVKCSANPIFNEDFFFDGLGPPDLAAHSLRAKVLDRGAGFRRDVLLGECETPLIALLPTLRGGLGPGASLAPAHLSL, encoded by the coding sequence atgTGGCTCTTGGAGAAAGCTGGCTACTGGGTGGGGGCCGCGCAGCCCAGGGCCCGGTGGGCGCCCGCCGGCCTGTTTCCTAAGCGCCGCACCCCGTGCCCGCTGGCTCACGCCTGCCCCAACGTCCTCACCCCCGATCGCATTCCGCAGTTCTTCATCCCGCCTCGGCTCCCCGACCCAGGCGGCGCCGAGCCCCTCAGCGGGCGCGACGTGGACGGGCGCGGCCTCCCCGAGGCCTGTTCGCTGCCGCACTTGGCAGGCCGCGAAGGTTGGGCCTTCCTGCCCGAGAGCCCACACACGCGCCGGCGCGAGTCCCTGTTCCACTCGCCGCCGCCCGCCCCGGCCGGGGGGCTGCCCCCTGCGCAGTTCAGGCTGCACGTCTCCTCCCCGGACCTGCGCCTCTGCCGGGCCCCCGACAGCGACACGGCCTCGTCGCCCGACTCGTCGGCCTTTGGCTCGCCGCGGCCAGGCCCCGGCCGGCCCCGGCCGCCCAGGCCGCGCTCGCTGTCCCCAGAGGAGGCGAGCTCGGCCGACACCAGCCCGTACGCGCCGCGCCGAACGGGGCCGCCCACTCCGCCGCTCTTCCACCTCGACTTCTTGTGCCGCCAGCTGCGGCCGGCCAAGGAGAGCGTGCTGCGCCTCGAGCCCCTGGGCGGGCAGCTGCGGCTATCCGCCGAGTACCAGGCCTGGCCCGGGCGGCTGCGGCTGCGCCTGGTGAGCGCCGAGGGCCTGCCCGGGTCGCGGGCCGGCCCcgggagcggcggcggcggctgctgcgTGGTGCTGAGGCTGCGAACGCGCGCCCGGGCGCGGGGCCAGCGGAGCCGCGTGGTCAAATGCAGCGCCAACCCCATCTTCAATGAGGACTTTTTCTTCGACGGGCTCGGCCCGCCTGACCTGGCCGCCCACAGTCTGAGGGCCAAGGTGCTGGACAGGGGAGCAGGCTTCCGCAGGGACGTGCTGCTGGGGGAGTGTGAGACGCCCCTGATTGCCCTGCTGCCCACCCTGCGTGGTGGGCTAGGTCCCGGAGCCTCCCTGGCGCCTGCCCATCTCAGCCTGTAG